From Halogranum gelatinilyticum, the proteins below share one genomic window:
- a CDS encoding rubrerythrin-like domain-containing protein yields MRDVDYDTKDESAYECFSCGTIVIAETNPGSCDDCGSDMRNRQTPIE; encoded by the coding sequence ATGAGAGACGTAGATTACGACACCAAGGACGAGTCGGCATACGAGTGCTTCAGCTGTGGAACGATTGTTATCGCTGAAACGAATCCTGGTAGCTGTGACGACTGTGGAAGTGACATGCGAAACCGGCAGACGCCAATCGAATAA
- a CDS encoding bacterio-opsin activator domain-containing protein gives MSPPSSMLQSTRVLLVGTTGWVQDFADTLETRIEVSVQTIPTIDEALDVLHNEPVDCIVTDYEFDDSTGIQLIESVRAETATLPVILCTAAGSEAVASEAVAAGVTDYVAFREPSDEMLDELLERTEQSVRSAQRAITQRDRARQFDAIFHDTRTATWVLEPDGALARVNQTARDMIDADVDTLVGEPFWTLPWWSETDGLQGDVHRITEQALGGTFGNAVVTQSPAVEKPHVIDLSARPVRAERGEVVSIVVEGVDITERVSLERDLRQSEELHRVTLNNMTDTVLITNEEGDYTYVCPNVHFIFGYTADEIRELGTVDELLGEDLFDREELAEEGVLKNIECTATDKAGREHTLLVNVREVSIQDGTLLYSCRDITKRKQREVALATLQETARDFLYAETKQEIAQHIVDDTPGVLDIDASAVYLFDTDENNLTPAAQSAAMEQLNGPLPTVHADGTELTGYSFLEDESLFFDDVHDCDRLDNRATDIRSAAYIPLGDHGVFIAGSPDVSRFDAVTRELADLLAATAEAALDRVSRESQLREQDRELQQQNAHLTALNRTNEIIREIDQALVQAETRAEIDHAVCELLTADDRFSFAWIGVVDAITDTIEPRAWAGNEQGYLDSVSVAVDESETEPAGRTAATREVTMVTNVAAQLRQEAWRKEAVARDYLSVLSVPLAYDELSYGVLTVYAKTQNAFDEMSQEVLAELGETIASATSAIERKNALLTTSVTRFEFEIDDPTFVLSRLAQEAECTLSYQGGVQQTDVGSYVFVTVEGAEMDIVEQVAMDLVAIEEVQRVSADGTDGVLRLRLSQPFLALELADHGAVLRSATVDETGTVLVIDVPESVDVRPITDLVTESFSTVDLRSKQTLDRSSTEDLYSRFLERLTDRQLEVLQTAYYSGFFESPRESTGEEVAATLGISPPAFYQHARTVQRKLFSTLFDDIGVPTAPATV, from the coding sequence ATGTCGCCTCCGTCCAGCATGTTACAGTCGACCCGTGTACTTCTCGTTGGGACGACTGGGTGGGTACAGGACTTCGCTGACACCCTGGAGACACGTATTGAGGTGTCCGTCCAGACGATTCCAACCATCGACGAGGCGCTGGACGTCCTCCACAATGAGCCAGTCGATTGTATCGTCACTGATTACGAGTTCGACGACTCGACGGGCATCCAGCTCATCGAATCGGTTCGTGCCGAAACCGCAACGCTCCCCGTGATCCTGTGTACGGCCGCTGGAAGTGAGGCTGTCGCGAGCGAAGCCGTCGCGGCCGGCGTCACGGATTACGTCGCGTTCCGCGAGCCATCCGACGAGATGCTCGACGAACTACTCGAACGAACCGAGCAGAGCGTCCGGTCCGCACAGCGGGCCATCACACAGCGCGATCGAGCGCGGCAGTTCGATGCAATCTTTCACGATACGCGGACGGCAACATGGGTGCTCGAGCCAGATGGAGCGCTCGCTCGCGTGAATCAGACCGCCCGTGACATGATCGACGCAGACGTCGACACGCTCGTTGGAGAGCCGTTCTGGACGCTTCCGTGGTGGAGTGAGACGGACGGCCTGCAAGGAGATGTCCACCGGATCACCGAACAGGCCCTTGGAGGCACGTTCGGAAACGCGGTCGTTACGCAATCGCCCGCTGTCGAGAAACCACACGTCATCGATCTCTCTGCCCGCCCCGTGCGGGCTGAACGTGGTGAGGTTGTCTCCATCGTCGTTGAGGGAGTCGACATCACTGAGCGGGTCAGCCTCGAACGAGACCTTCGCCAGTCCGAAGAACTCCATCGCGTCACCCTCAACAACATGACCGATACGGTCCTCATCACGAACGAGGAGGGTGACTACACCTACGTCTGTCCCAACGTCCACTTTATTTTCGGCTACACCGCCGACGAAATCCGTGAGCTGGGAACGGTCGACGAACTCCTTGGCGAGGACCTCTTCGACCGCGAGGAACTCGCCGAAGAGGGCGTGTTGAAAAACATCGAGTGTACGGCCACGGACAAGGCCGGTCGTGAACACACGCTGCTGGTCAACGTCCGGGAGGTGTCGATACAGGACGGCACCCTCCTGTACAGCTGTCGTGATATCACGAAGCGCAAGCAACGTGAGGTGGCGCTGGCGACGCTCCAGGAGACGGCACGGGATTTCCTCTACGCCGAGACGAAACAAGAGATCGCCCAGCACATCGTCGATGACACGCCAGGCGTCCTCGATATCGACGCGAGTGCTGTCTATCTCTTCGATACAGACGAGAACAACCTCACTCCAGCCGCCCAGTCGGCTGCGATGGAGCAGTTGAACGGTCCCCTTCCGACAGTGCATGCCGACGGTACCGAACTCACCGGGTACAGCTTCCTCGAGGACGAATCGCTCTTTTTCGACGACGTACACGATTGCGACCGGCTCGACAACCGGGCGACCGACATTCGGAGTGCCGCGTACATCCCGCTCGGCGACCACGGCGTCTTCATTGCGGGCTCTCCCGATGTCAGCCGATTCGACGCTGTGACACGGGAACTCGCCGACCTCCTCGCTGCAACGGCCGAAGCAGCGCTCGATCGCGTCAGCCGGGAGAGTCAACTGCGCGAACAGGACCGGGAACTCCAGCAACAGAACGCCCATCTTACCGCCCTGAACCGTACCAACGAGATCATTCGGGAAATCGATCAGGCACTCGTCCAGGCGGAGACGCGGGCGGAGATCGACCACGCGGTCTGTGAACTCCTGACGGCAGACGATAGATTCAGCTTCGCCTGGATTGGCGTCGTCGACGCCATCACCGACACCATCGAACCACGAGCGTGGGCTGGCAACGAGCAGGGCTATCTGGACAGTGTGTCGGTCGCCGTCGACGAATCAGAGACAGAACCGGCGGGCCGGACGGCGGCGACGCGAGAGGTGACGATGGTGACGAACGTCGCTGCCCAACTCCGACAGGAAGCGTGGCGAAAGGAAGCCGTGGCTCGGGACTACCTGTCGGTGTTGAGCGTGCCCCTCGCCTACGACGAACTGTCGTACGGTGTGCTCACTGTCTATGCGAAAACGCAGAATGCGTTCGACGAGATGTCCCAAGAGGTGCTCGCGGAACTCGGTGAAACGATCGCCTCCGCGACGAGTGCAATCGAGCGGAAAAACGCCTTGCTCACCACGTCGGTGACGCGATTCGAGTTCGAAATCGACGACCCGACGTTCGTGCTTTCGCGGCTTGCGCAGGAGGCGGAGTGTACGCTCTCTTATCAAGGGGGCGTCCAACAGACCGACGTGGGGAGCTATGTCTTCGTGACCGTCGAAGGGGCCGAGATGGATATCGTCGAGCAGGTCGCAATGGACCTTGTCGCCATCGAGGAGGTACAGCGAGTCAGTGCGGATGGGACCGACGGCGTGCTCCGGCTCCGGCTATCTCAGCCATTTCTCGCACTCGAATTGGCCGACCACGGTGCCGTTCTCCGGAGCGCAACGGTCGACGAGACAGGGACAGTGCTCGTCATCGATGTCCCAGAGAGTGTCGACGTCCGCCCCATTACGGATCTCGTGACTGAGTCGTTCTCGACCGTCGACCTACGGTCGAAGCAAACACTCGACCGTTCGTCGACGGAGGACCTCTATTCGAGATTTCTCGAGCGATTAACTGATCGCCAACTCGAAGTCCTTCAGACGGCATACTATAGTGGATTCTTCGAGTCGCCACGCGAGAGTACTGGCGAAGAGGTCGCGGCCACGTTGGGGATTTCACCACCGGCGTTCTATCAGCACGCCCGAACGGTCCAGCGAAAGCTGTTCTCGACGCTGTTCGACGATATCGGAGTACCCACTGCACCAGCCACGGTATAA
- a CDS encoding MFS transporter gives MTGRPESGTSTVSEELATVESNWKTWGLVGGVSLISTGLAAYEIVPASVTPIIRDSLQIGPTASGFLVGIMFGTAVVASLPAGAVLDRTNTRTAMALAVLTLLVAGVWGWTAGRSGDYRAVIASRAVGGVAYVVVWNAGIDIVSRSVEESRRATAVGVFTASGPIGFALGQGTGPLIAAWFGWPAIFLAFNGVALVGLALFWPTSSGLGCSSSSAPSLTEFGDVLRNRNVWLVGGLGFLGYSLYLFINSWGSSYLTEVVGLSLGVSGLVVALFPAVGILARMSSGALSDQLFAGRRQPVVLGSFFVATPLVIGFTYFRSIAVLVAMLLVAGFAIQLMLGLSFTYVRELVDPRVAATAVAFQTSVGLAGAFLAPIAGGAVVDAAGFDTAFLVAGGLAALGIVLAWWAPEPANQQFG, from the coding sequence ATGACCGGGCGGCCCGAGAGCGGAACATCGACCGTCAGTGAGGAGTTGGCTACCGTGGAGAGCAACTGGAAGACGTGGGGACTCGTTGGCGGGGTAAGCCTCATTTCGACCGGACTAGCGGCCTACGAGATCGTCCCTGCGAGCGTGACACCGATCATTCGTGACTCACTGCAGATCGGCCCGACGGCCTCTGGATTCCTCGTGGGAATCATGTTCGGGACGGCCGTCGTTGCAAGCCTTCCCGCCGGTGCAGTCCTCGACCGGACGAACACCAGGACGGCGATGGCCCTCGCAGTTCTCACACTGCTCGTCGCTGGCGTCTGGGGATGGACGGCCGGCCGGAGCGGTGATTACCGAGCCGTCATCGCGTCGCGAGCTGTCGGTGGCGTTGCGTACGTCGTGGTCTGGAACGCGGGCATAGATATCGTGAGTCGATCCGTAGAGGAGTCCCGGCGAGCGACTGCCGTCGGCGTGTTTACTGCCAGCGGGCCGATCGGATTCGCACTTGGACAGGGAACGGGCCCGCTCATCGCGGCGTGGTTCGGCTGGCCAGCGATCTTCCTTGCGTTCAACGGGGTTGCCCTCGTTGGATTAGCGCTGTTCTGGCCGACGAGCAGTGGGCTCGGATGCAGCAGCAGCTCCGCACCGTCGCTTACCGAGTTTGGCGATGTCCTCCGAAACAGGAACGTCTGGCTGGTCGGTGGCCTCGGCTTTCTCGGGTATTCGCTGTATCTATTCATCAACAGCTGGGGGTCTTCGTATCTCACTGAAGTGGTGGGACTCTCATTAGGCGTCAGCGGATTGGTCGTCGCCCTGTTTCCGGCGGTTGGTATCCTTGCACGGATGAGCAGTGGGGCACTTTCGGATCAACTATTCGCCGGTCGGAGGCAACCGGTTGTACTCGGATCGTTCTTCGTCGCGACACCACTCGTCATCGGGTTCACCTACTTCCGGTCGATCGCCGTACTCGTGGCGATGTTGCTCGTCGCCGGTTTTGCGATTCAGCTCATGCTCGGCCTTTCGTTCACCTACGTTCGGGAACTCGTCGATCCTCGGGTTGCCGCGACTGCCGTGGCATTCCAGACGAGCGTCGGGCTCGCAGGAGCGTTTCTCGCCCCGATAGCTGGCGGTGCCGTCGTGGATGCGGCGGGGTTCGATACCGCATTCCTCGTGGCCGGGGGTCTTGCAGCCCTTGGTATCGTGCTGGCGTGGTGGGCTCCAGAACCAGCAAACCAACAATTCGGCTAA
- a CDS encoding IS5 family transposase yields the protein MEVLPKSRLLRFVEQAYHLARRAVARYSSKFSKRRYTLHQHIVLLCLKVRKNTTYRMLLDELIEMPRIRRAIDLEELPSPSTLCKAFNRLDMAVWRVLLNLSVTLLPTNGVVGIDASGFDRSHASKHYTKRTKLTIQQLKVTLLVDTRVNAILDVHVTTTRKHDSKIAPSLIKRNTRRVAVLLGDKGYDDQKIRTLARETGVRPLIKHREFSSLHRAWNARLDAGLYGQRSQNETVNSRLKRKYGAFVRSRYWWKQFRELVVGCLTHNIDKAL from the coding sequence ATGGAAGTCCTCCCGAAGTCGCGGTTGCTCCGGTTCGTTGAGCAGGCGTACCACTTGGCTCGGCGAGCTGTTGCCCGCTACTCCTCGAAGTTCTCGAAACGTCGCTACACACTCCACCAACACATCGTCTTGCTCTGCCTCAAAGTTCGGAAGAATACGACGTACCGGATGCTTCTTGACGAACTCATCGAGATGCCCCGGATTCGAAGAGCCATCGATCTTGAGGAACTCCCGTCGCCCTCAACGCTATGCAAAGCGTTCAACCGACTCGATATGGCAGTCTGGCGGGTTCTTCTTAATCTCTCAGTTACGCTTCTCCCAACCAACGGTGTCGTCGGGATTGACGCTTCCGGGTTCGACCGCAGTCATGCCTCGAAGCACTACACGAAGCGAACGAAGTTGACAATTCAGCAGTTGAAAGTCACGCTTCTCGTGGACACGAGAGTGAATGCTATCCTCGACGTACACGTGACGACAACACGAAAACACGACTCGAAGATTGCGCCGTCGCTCATCAAGCGGAATACCAGGAGAGTAGCGGTTCTCCTTGGCGACAAGGGATACGATGATCAGAAGATTCGTACGTTAGCCCGTGAGACTGGTGTTCGTCCGCTCATCAAGCACCGCGAGTTCTCGTCGCTTCACAGAGCGTGGAATGCTCGGTTGGATGCCGGTCTCTACGGTCAGCGCAGTCAGAACGAGACGGTGAACTCCCGTCTTAAACGGAAGTACGGTGCGTTCGTCCGCTCACGGTACTGGTGGAAGCAGTTCCGTGAACTCGTTGTCGGCTGTCTCACTCATAACATCGACAAGGCACTTTGA